AAAGAGAACTGCATTAAAAAGTGTGCAGTGAATACAAATGGTATAGTAGATTTTTTTGCATACCTGTTCTTCATTCAAATAATTCGGTAGACCACCAATGAAAATCTTGTGTGGAGAatctgtaattaataaatataatattgtattaataattgtgttaataaatataatctaaaTTGAGTATATACATTAGAATACTACTCTATAATCACATATTATACACTGATATGTAAAATGTATGCATAAAACATACCAGGAACCGTACCTGGCACGTTCATGCTTGGATTATCTGTCATCCCAGGCATTGGTTGGTAATCATGTggtcttcttatttttaaactttGTCCTTTAAAATTGATTCCATCAAAGGCCATGGCTTGTGTAGTTTCATCTATTGAacgaaactaaaataaaaaaaattggatatatttgtataattccctcataataataattatatatatatatatatatatatatatatatatatatatgtatatgtatatatatgtatatatatatataaagaaaataattgtaattttagTATTATACCTCCAAGAAAGCAAAGTTTTTATCTAGATTGATCTGACAAGCAAGGACTGGGTTTCCTGCAGCTTGTGCAAGGCCTGATAGATGCATCTGTTGATTGAAGAATTccatcatttcttcttctgtgACTCCAAATGGAATATTACCAACATATAGTCTTCTTGCTTGACGAGTAATCGTACTACCGACAACAGGGACAGCAGCTTGAGGTGTATCTGCTACGATATTTGCAGGTATTTGACCAGCAGCTTGCATTGCTTTATACtgttatacaaataattacaatattaaaattaaaataaataataagtaataacaattaagttaacattcattaattattaattaacatttatcaTTCTTAAATTACCTGCAAAGGTGTAATATGCTCAAATCCTGGTGGTGGTACATCCCAATATAAAGATGGTTTCCTTCTTCTAGAACTGCGACTTTTTTTAGGAGAACTGCTTCTTTTACGATCTCTACGATCCTTGGAACGAGATCTTGATCTCTTCCTACGATCCCTACTACGTGATCTATGTCTTCTATCACGATCTCTATCCCTATCAcgatccttctctctatcttgtcTTTCTC
This genomic stretch from Vespula vulgaris chromosome 21, iyVesVulg1.1, whole genome shotgun sequence harbors:
- the LOC127071387 gene encoding splicing factor U2AF 50 kDa subunit isoform X2: MGEDFNGDRERQDREKDRDRDRDRDRRHRSRSRDRRKRSRSRSKDRRDRKRSSSPKKSRSSRRRKPSLYWDVPPPGFEHITPLQYKAMQAAGQIPANIVADTPQAAVPVVGSTITRQARRLYVGNIPFGVTEEEMMEFFNQQMHLSGLAQAAGNPVLACQINLDKNFAFLEFRSIDETTQAMAFDGINFKGQSLKIRRPHDYQPMPGMTDNPSMNVPDSPHKIFIGGLPNYLNEEQVKELLMSFGQLRAFNLVKDSATGLSKGYAFCEYVDVSMTDQAIAGLNGMQLGDKKLIVQRASVGAKNPMIGAQAPVQIQVPGLSMVGTSGPATEVLCLLNMVTPEELMEEEEYEDILEDIKEECNKYGVVRSVEIPRPIEGVDVPGCGKVFVEFNSVIDCQKAQQTLTGRKFNNRVVVTSYFDPDKYHRREF
- the LOC127071387 gene encoding splicing factor U2AF 50 kDa subunit isoform X1 — translated: MGEDFNGDRERQDREKDRDRDRDRDRRHRSRSRDRRKRSRSRSKDRRDRKRSSSPKKSRSSRRRKPSLYWDVPPPGFEHITPLQYKAMQAAGQIPANIVADTPQAAVPVVGSTITRQARRLYVGNIPFGVTEEEMMEFFNQQMHLSGLAQAAGNPVLACQINLDKNFAFLEFRSIDETTQAMAFDGINFKGQSLKIRRPHDYQPMPGMTDNPSMNVPGTVPDSPHKIFIGGLPNYLNEEQVKELLMSFGQLRAFNLVKDSATGLSKGYAFCEYVDVSMTDQAIAGLNGMQLGDKKLIVQRASVGAKNPMIGAQAPVQIQVPGLSMVGTSGPATEVLCLLNMVTPEELMEEEEYEDILEDIKEECNKYGVVRSVEIPRPIEGVDVPGCGKVFVEFNSVIDCQKAQQTLTGRKFNNRVVVTSYFDPDKYHRREF